The following coding sequences are from one Gammaproteobacteria bacterium window:
- a CDS encoding metallophosphoesterase, whose product MRLQVFSDLHLEFGLLELPETEADVIIAAGDVALGADGIQWLDTLGKPVVFVGGNHDYWYGDLRDRVLEFRAESHFTQVNYLENEVYEQQGVRFLGCTLWTDYNDQNPQVMEMAEMAVNDFRHISFDQRPMKAQDLVAIHQTSKVWLAKELAKPYAGKTVVVTHHAPTELSWFSGIKNDIRYAYCNDLADWMAGFKIDLWVHGHVHKVSDYRCGATRVVCNPRGYYNYQETVDFVGDKLIEL is encoded by the coding sequence ATGCGTTTACAGGTTTTTTCTGATCTGCATTTGGAGTTTGGCTTATTGGAGCTGCCCGAGACCGAGGCGGATGTGATTATCGCAGCCGGTGATGTGGCCTTGGGAGCGGATGGCATTCAGTGGTTGGATACTTTGGGAAAACCGGTGGTGTTTGTCGGTGGTAATCACGACTATTGGTACGGCGATCTGCGTGACCGTGTGTTGGAGTTTCGCGCTGAATCGCACTTTACCCAAGTGAACTACTTGGAAAACGAGGTGTATGAGCAGCAGGGGGTGCGTTTTTTGGGTTGCACCCTCTGGACGGATTACAACGATCAAAACCCGCAAGTGATGGAGATGGCGGAGATGGCGGTGAATGATTTTCGCCACATTAGCTTCGATCAACGTCCGATGAAAGCGCAGGATTTGGTGGCCATTCATCAGACATCAAAAGTCTGGTTGGCCAAGGAGTTGGCGAAACCCTATGCGGGTAAAACCGTGGTGGTGACTCATCATGCGCCGACAGAGTTGAGCTGGTTTTCTGGGATCAAAAATGACATTCGTTATGCTTACTGCAATGATTTAGCCGACTGGATGGCCGGTTTTAAGATTGATTTGTGGGTGCATGGTCATGTGCATAAGGTTTCTGATTATCGTTGTGGAGCAACACGCGTGGTTTGTAACCCTCGTGGTTATTATAATTATCAAGAAACGGTGGATTTTGTTGGTGATAAATTAATTGAATTGTAA
- a CDS encoding pseudouridine synthase, whose translation MRSGSLDINTSGVLLFTNSGELANRLMHPSSEIEREYAVRILGEVDDQMLKNLKHGVELEDGPAKFDSIEDAGGQGSNHWYHVTLKEGRNQEVRRLWTSQGVTVSRLIRVRFGDLLLPRDLRIGKFVDVDLRRQTWLKALSATGQRGAEFDLEVTAPSSIARAQRQITSETSAALS comes from the coding sequence TTGCGGTCGGGCAGCTTGGACATCAACACCTCTGGGGTGTTGTTGTTCACCAACTCCGGTGAGTTGGCCAATCGTTTGATGCACCCGTCGAGTGAAATCGAGCGCGAATACGCAGTGCGTATTTTGGGTGAGGTGGACGATCAGATGTTGAAAAATCTCAAACACGGTGTGGAGCTGGAAGACGGTCCGGCCAAATTTGACAGCATTGAAGATGCCGGTGGGCAAGGCAGCAACCACTGGTATCACGTCACCCTAAAAGAGGGACGTAACCAAGAGGTGCGGCGGCTCTGGACATCACAAGGGGTGACGGTCAGCCGTCTGATTCGGGTGCGGTTTGGCGATTTGTTGCTGCCTCGTGATCTGAGGATAGGCAAGTTTGTTGACGTGGATCTGCGTCGTCAAACGTGGCTTAAAGCGCTTTCTGCAACAGGCCAACGCGGTGCAGAGTTTGACCTTGAAGTCACTGCACCCTCGTCGATTGCGCGCGCGCAGCGGCAAATCACAAGCGAAACATCGGCGGCATTGAGCTGA
- a CDS encoding S4 domain-containing protein: protein MSSERLQKVLAQAGLGSRRAMEVWIKQGVIKVNQQVAVLGAKVEVGDRIKVDDRQYEVCELDEKERPRLLLYHKPDGEISTRNDPEGRKTVFHRLPQLRNGRWIAVGQLGHQHLWGVVVHQLR from the coding sequence GTGTCATCAGAACGGTTACAAAAAGTATTGGCGCAGGCGGGATTGGGTTCTCGCCGAGCGATGGAAGTGTGGATTAAACAAGGAGTGATTAAGGTCAACCAACAGGTTGCCGTGTTAGGAGCGAAGGTCGAGGTGGGAGACCGCATCAAGGTGGATGATCGCCAATATGAGGTCTGCGAATTGGATGAAAAGGAGAGGCCTCGCTTGCTGCTGTATCACAAACCCGATGGCGAGATTTCAACCCGCAACGACCCTGAAGGGCGCAAAACGGTCTTTCATCGCTTGCCGCAGCTTAGAAACGGTCGCTGGATTGCGGTCGGGCAGCTTGGACATCAACACCTCTGGGGTGTTGTTGTTCACCAACTCCGGTGA
- a CDS encoding response regulator, whose amino-acid sequence MPSWVLIIDDQQTGSRILEKIILGIDPKLSIKIFSLPKEALIWLEEHSPDLILSDFKMPSMNGVELTRQIRKIPHCADVPLMIVTIVADKQTRYDALEAGASDFLSRPIDQQECQARCRNLLKMRQQHKTIQYHARSLEEQIQQATQEVARREQETLLRLAKAGEYRDEETGNHMIRMAKYARFIAEALNLDTKCCEEIERTAPMHDIGKIGIPDHILLKPGKLNANEWKIMKTHTTIGYNILKQSDSHYIQQGATIALTHHEKFDGSGYPAGIKGNKIPLVSRIIALADMYDALTSIRPYKPAWSSEKAAQHIESLRGSHFDPDCVDAFFQQLDKIRVVEERLRDQVPTAKAHP is encoded by the coding sequence ATGCCATCCTGGGTCTTGATCATCGACGACCAACAAACTGGCAGTCGCATTCTGGAAAAAATCATCCTCGGCATCGACCCCAAATTGAGCATAAAAATTTTTTCCCTGCCCAAAGAGGCCCTAATCTGGCTGGAGGAACACAGCCCCGACCTGATCCTGAGCGACTTCAAAATGCCCAGCATGAACGGAGTCGAGCTTACCCGCCAAATTCGCAAAATACCACACTGCGCCGACGTGCCACTGATGATCGTTACCATCGTCGCCGACAAACAGACCCGTTATGATGCCCTAGAAGCCGGTGCCAGCGATTTTTTAAGCCGTCCCATCGACCAGCAAGAGTGCCAAGCACGCTGTCGTAATCTACTCAAAATGCGCCAACAACACAAAACGATTCAATATCACGCCCGCTCTCTGGAAGAGCAAATTCAGCAAGCCACCCAAGAAGTCGCTCGCCGTGAACAAGAAACCCTGCTGCGACTGGCCAAAGCCGGTGAATACCGTGACGAAGAGACCGGAAATCATATGATTCGCATGGCCAAATACGCTCGTTTTATCGCCGAAGCACTGAATCTAGACACCAAATGCTGCGAAGAGATTGAACGTACCGCCCCCATGCACGACATCGGCAAAATCGGCATCCCCGATCACATTCTGCTCAAACCGGGAAAACTGAATGCCAATGAGTGGAAAATCATGAAAACTCACACCACCATCGGCTACAACATTCTGAAACAAAGCGACTCTCATTACATTCAACAAGGTGCCACCATCGCCCTTACCCACCATGAAAAATTCGATGGCAGCGGCTATCCAGCAGGCATCAAGGGCAATAAAATTCCCTTGGTCTCTCGCATCATCGCCTTGGCCGATATGTACGATGCCCTCACTTCCATTCGCCCTTACAAACCGGCATGGAGCTCTGAAAAAGCCGCCCAACACATCGAGTCGCTCCGTGGCAGTCACTTTGACCCCGACTGCGTTGATGCTTTTTTTCAGCAATTGGATAAAATCCGCGTTGTTGAAGAGCGGCTCCGCGATCAAGTGCCCACGGCCAAAGCTCATCCTTAA
- a CDS encoding ATP-binding protein → MSHEREQAKWRIVIGSLAFTHFIFAPQTELSHLLPPQLISGLFLLYALLNGLSLKLRPSPCNLRRRINMLMDLGATSLVIGSAGEAGTPLIAIYLWVIMGNGFRYGVGELRHAAAIGLFGFALVVLLSDFWSKHLFFSSGFLIVLFAIPYYMSKLIGDLHQAIENATRANRAKSEFLSNISHDLRTPLNGITGMNDMLAETDLNQEQRECCEVIHRSAQSLLELIERLLVRAQIEAGKQQISERAFDLDELLADLSGLFKKRTESKNLRYLCQMNQDVPKQLHGDPQLLKQILNNLLGNALKFTQQGHIEINISLRQQKPKHALIRFEINDTGIGISKTNQQKIFERFQQANDEINSRYGGNGLGMTIVKENIETMGGTLGLESTENVGSHFWFELDFEVITAKPKKRHLVKSEPMPFSIEAYQQAKNPHLKLEILAADDNELNRTIIKKILQRAGHHVTLVNDGSEALEALEQQGFDLAILDINMNHLGGLDVLKTHRFKYPNDSTPMLMLSADATELTVNRCLTAGAAYYLTKPIDSKRLLDAINSSALKSQQTTSIFKIQTEGALTKIALLNSQTLAELSSIDPHGNFVADLMQGFQHDGDKLLEKVHQSLHTPIDFISFKNGVHALKGNAAELGADKLFKFCQQAEKTSLRELHQQKNQALYNELEQLYRETLAAFKQHAEESSAS, encoded by the coding sequence ATGAGCCATGAAAGAGAGCAAGCCAAATGGCGCATCGTCATTGGCAGTTTGGCTTTTACCCACTTTATTTTCGCCCCTCAAACCGAACTCTCCCACCTGCTGCCACCCCAACTGATCAGTGGTCTGTTTCTGCTCTACGCACTGCTGAACGGTTTGAGCCTGAAACTTCGCCCCTCGCCCTGCAATCTGCGCCGCAGGATAAATATGCTCATGGACCTCGGGGCGACCTCTCTGGTCATCGGCAGTGCCGGTGAAGCAGGCACACCGCTGATCGCCATCTACCTCTGGGTGATTATGGGCAACGGTTTTCGTTACGGCGTTGGCGAGTTGCGTCACGCTGCGGCCATTGGCCTGTTTGGTTTTGCCTTGGTGGTGCTGCTCAGCGACTTTTGGTCAAAACACCTCTTTTTTAGCAGTGGATTTCTGATTGTTCTGTTTGCCATCCCCTACTACATGAGCAAATTGATCGGCGATCTGCACCAAGCCATTGAGAACGCCACCCGCGCCAACCGCGCCAAATCTGAATTTTTATCCAATATCAGTCACGATCTGCGTACCCCACTGAACGGCATTACCGGCATGAACGACATGCTCGCCGAAACCGACCTCAACCAAGAGCAACGGGAGTGCTGCGAGGTCATTCATAGATCCGCTCAGAGCTTACTCGAACTGATCGAACGACTGCTGGTACGCGCACAAATTGAAGCCGGTAAACAGCAGATATCAGAACGCGCCTTTGATTTAGACGAACTGCTGGCCGACCTCAGCGGCCTGTTTAAAAAACGCACCGAAAGCAAAAACCTACGCTACCTCTGTCAAATGAACCAAGATGTTCCCAAGCAATTACACGGTGACCCCCAGCTGCTCAAACAAATTCTAAACAACCTGCTCGGCAACGCGCTTAAATTTACCCAGCAGGGTCACATCGAAATCAACATCAGCTTACGACAACAGAAACCAAAACACGCCTTGATCCGGTTTGAAATCAACGACACGGGCATCGGCATCAGTAAAACCAACCAACAAAAGATTTTTGAACGTTTTCAACAAGCCAACGATGAAATCAACTCCCGTTACGGCGGCAATGGCTTAGGAATGACCATTGTTAAAGAGAACATTGAAACCATGGGCGGCACGCTTGGACTCGAAAGCACAGAAAATGTCGGCAGCCATTTTTGGTTCGAACTCGATTTTGAGGTGATAACCGCAAAACCAAAAAAACGGCATCTGGTAAAAAGCGAACCAATGCCCTTTTCCATTGAAGCCTACCAACAGGCTAAAAACCCCCATTTAAAATTGGAGATTTTAGCCGCCGACGACAATGAACTGAATCGAACCATCATCAAAAAAATACTGCAACGGGCCGGTCACCACGTCACACTGGTCAATGATGGCAGCGAAGCACTGGAAGCACTTGAACAACAGGGTTTTGATCTGGCCATTTTAGACATCAATATGAATCATCTGGGCGGTCTTGATGTATTAAAAACCCATCGTTTCAAATACCCCAATGACAGCACACCAATGTTGATGCTCTCCGCTGACGCAACAGAATTAACCGTCAACCGTTGTCTCACCGCAGGGGCAGCGTATTACTTAACCAAACCCATCGACAGCAAACGTCTATTGGATGCCATCAACAGTTCAGCATTAAAAAGCCAACAAACCACTTCAATCTTTAAAATCCAAACCGAAGGCGCTCTTACAAAGATTGCTCTGCTCAACAGCCAAACTCTGGCTGAACTCTCCAGCATTGATCCGCACGGCAATTTTGTTGCTGATTTAATGCAAGGTTTTCAACACGATGGCGATAAATTACTGGAAAAAGTACACCAATCTCTACACACACCGATTGATTTTATCAGCTTCAAAAACGGCGTACATGCTCTAAAAGGCAACGCGGCGGAGCTGGGTGCAGACAAACTGTTTAAATTCTGTCAACAAGCAGAAAAAACCTCCCTACGCGAACTGCACCAGCAGAAAAATCAAGCACTTTATAACGAACTGGAACAACTCTACCGCGAAACACTCGCCGCATTCAAACAGCACGCCGAAGAATCTTCCGCCTCTTAA